The Pseudalkalibacillus hwajinpoensis DNA window AAAGGAAGGAAGGTTTTCTATGAATAAAAAGAAATAAATATCTCGAATAGGTACGGAGGGTATAGACCAAAGAAATCACATGAATCAGATGCCATTCGAAAACCTTGATATCTATAGTAAAAATTGTTTATGAATGCCATCTCTCAACCCCATTTAAGACAAATGTTTTCAGATACTACTTCAAGGGCATAGTACAGAAGACCATATTAGAAAATTAGAAAAGCATACTAAGGAGAGACAACCATGGAGAAAAAATTTATCCGCGAATCACGTGTTGTAAAAACCAGTCACGTTTTTCCTGAAGCAACGAATAATCATAACACCCTTTTCGGAGGACAACTCATGCGAGACATCGATGACATTGCTTCGATTGCAGCGATGCGCCATTGTCGAAGTGAAGTTGTAACAGCATCCACAGATTCAGTAGATTTCTTATATCCTATTACACCTGAGGACTCCGTCTGTCTTGAAGCTTACGTTACTTTTACCGGAAAGTCTTCGATGGAAGTGTTCGTTAAAGTCATTGCTGAGCATCTTTTATCAGGTGAACGAAAAATTAGTGCAACGGCCTTCCTTACTTTTGTTTCGCTGGACGAAAACAAAAAACCACTCACCGTTGCAAAAGTTGAACCCGAATCAGAAGAAGAAAAGAACCTTCACGAAACCGCACCTGCCCGAGCAGAAAAACGCAAAGAACATCGCCAGGCCAGTAAAGAACTAGCAGGACTCCTAACCACCCAAAAACCCTGGGAATAACAAAAGCGCAAGTGCCCCATTTAGCCTCGACAAGCGCTGGCGCCCTTTGAAAAGAACACGCTCTTTGTGTTCATTACAAAGGGTGAAGCGATCGAGAGGCTGGGCACTTGAGCTAGATGTTACAAAAGCGCAAGTGCCCCGGGAATCACAACCGCAAGGTGCTTTATCACATTAAAAGCGACGGCCGATTTCGGCCGTCGCTTTTTGCTGGTTTGTGAACGATTAAATCCAGTTGTAACCGATTGAAATGATGACTAGTAGTAGAACAATACAAGCAACCCACAAAATTTTTGTGGATTCGGAGCGTTTTCTTCTTCCTACGATCATTTCCATAACCCCAATTAATACAATGGCTAGAATACCTTTAAGAATATAAAGTAGTGGAAAACCGAGCATACTCAGCATACCTACACCTGTGATAATCATAATGAGGTAAAATAACCGCTGGATCATCAGCGAAATTTTCTGCTTGGGCGCAAAATAGCTGATTACTAATAAAAGAACAAGGATTGCCCATGACCCTGCATGAGACTGAAGTAAAATATTGTACATTGGTGTTCCCCTTCCCATTCAAAATGGATATGACGAATGTCATATCCTAATAGTAGAATTGTAAAGAGGCTGGCACAAGCCCTAATGTGAAATCGTAACAAAAAAAACCAAATTAATACGAACATGGCAAATATTTTGCTGTGATTATGAGCATTACCCATTAAATAAGTAAACGATGAGCAGCTCTTATGGGCAGCTCATCGTTTACTTAAAATCTATTTCATTTCCTTGTAATGCTTACTAATCAATTCAAATAGCTGTTCTCCTTCTTCCACACCTGTAAAAGAAGTAATTGCACTTGAAAGGCCCTCACTTTTGATCTTCTTCTGAATTTGAACAGCATCCTCATCTTCCTCAGGATCAAATCGCAGTGCTGCTGCAATGCCCTTTGCAAGATAATTCGGTTCTTTGTTTAATTCAGCAAGCTGACGTGCTGGACCGACAAGGCGATCGTCTGGACCGATTTTACGGATTGGAGCTCGTCCTACACGAGTAACCTCATCAACGAGATGTGGATTCTCAAAACGTCCAAGAATCTTTGCAATATAAGCTTCATGCGTGGTTTGATCAAAACCGTGTTTATGCTGAAGCAATTCGCCCGACTCTTCAAGAGCTTTTTTTACATCAGCGTAAATCTCTTTGTTTTCAAGCGTTTCTTTAATCGTGTTATACCCTGCTTGATAACCTAGATACGCTGTCATCGCATGTCCCGTATTAACTGTAAAAAGTTTTCTCTCTATATAAGGTGCAAGATCATCAACGTATGTTAATCCGGCTATATTTGGAACCTGACCGGCCATCATTGTTTGATCAACTACCCATTCATAGAAAGGCTCTACTGCTACCATTAATGGATCTTCATGCTTCTGGTTAGGTACAATTCGATCTACTGCAGCATCTGGGAAACCTGCATATTGATCAAGCATTTTACGTTCCTCAGCATTCAATTTTTCTTCAACAGCATTTTTCAGCAAGGTGCTTCCACCAATCATATTTTCGCAAGCAATCACATTAATTGGCACTTTTCCTTCCTTCATTCGTTTCGAAATACCTTCTTTTATGACTGAAGAAATAAGCTTTAACACGGTTGGTCCAACTGCTGTTGTAATTAGATCAGCTTGATAAATAGCGTCTACTACCGCATCCGGATTCTGCTTGCTGTTTATTCCTTTAACACCTTCAACAATAATCTGTTCACTTTCCTGACCGAGAATCTCGACGTTATAACGATTACGTTGATTAAGCTCATTAATGACTGTCTCATTGATATCAACGAAACACACTTCATATCCTGATTGAGAAAGTAGCTTCCCAATGAAGCCTCTCCCTATATTTCCAGCACCAAAGTGAACAGCAAGCATGATTAATTCACCTCGTTAAACATTGAGATTAACGTTTCTTTTGAATCAGCCTGGATGAGCTGGTCAACATTTTCTTCCTCTGAACAAACAATCGCAATTTGTGATAGGATTTCCAGGTGCTCATTATCTTTTCCGGCAATTCCGATGATGATTTTCGCGATATTTCCATCACCAAAATCTACCCCTTCACGAAGTTGGATAATGGAAAGCCCTGAATGCTTAACAGCTTTTTTAGCACCTTCTGTGCCATGAGGGATTGCAACGGAATTCCCCATATACGTTGTCGTGATTTTTTCGCGTTCTAGCATTTGATCGAGATAGCTTTCTTCCACATATCCATTTTCTACCAGAACTTGTCCAGCCATACGAATGGCCTCTTCTTTCGTTGCTGCCTTTTCATTTAGTAACACATTCTCAGTTGACAGAATTTCTTTAGCCATTGTTATCCTTCTCCTTTAAATCCTAATTGTTTTTCAATGTAATTTTTGATTTTGTTTGCAAGATACACTTCGATCGTCCCCTGGTCACTTTCTGAAAAAAGGGCTATGCTTTCTTTGGATTCAATGATCAGTGAGCTAATGAAGCTCATGATCTCGATGGTTTCGCTTGATGACTCTTCAGGTGCAAGCTGTAGAAGAATGGTATCCATTTCAATAAAAGAACCATCCATCGCCCTCCTATTTACAGGTTCCATTAATCGAGCGATTGTAAACACCGGTTGAACAATCTCAGGTGCTCGTGTGTGAAAAAGAGCAAGCGATGTATCTGGTAGACCTATTCCACTTATTTCTTCTCGCTTTAGAAGTGCCCTCGTAATACTAGACGGATCGGTAATGGTGTCAGCCTTTTCTAATCTAATACACTCCTGTTCCAGAAGAGCTGGTACATTGGTATATTCTGATTGACTAACTCGAAAATGCTGCATTATAGAGGTTGCTATCTTGCTGTATAATTCCGCTTTACGAAACCAACTGTTTGCCTCATTTTTCGTATGGAATGAAAAGTTTACTTCTTTCTGGCTTAGGTCCGAACGCTTCTTTTTCGTAATCGACTTTTTTTGAAGTTCGGAACGAATCCGTCCTGCTTCCTCTTCTGTTAAAAAAGGATTTACTCTTATATACAGCCCTTCATAATCTGGTAAAGGAATCGTTGATACGATTAAGTCAAAATTCCCCTGGTCCTCATCCTTAAGCTCAAACAACGATGCACTCTTGATCGTACTGACTTCAGGGAGTTCCTGTTGAAGCCGTGTCGCAAGCATTTTAGATGTTCCTATTCCGCTTGAACATACTGCAAGAATATTTACTTCTCGCTTTTCGAACCGCGCATCAAGTGCTGATCCAAAATGTAATACTAGAAATCCAACTTCTTCTTCAGGAATGGTGACACCCGGGAATATCTCTTGAATCGCTTCATTTAAAAGCTGAAAGAGATCTGAATAGTCCTCTTTGATTTTATCGAGCAGTGGATTATGAATGTTCATATTCTGCCTGACTCTGTGAGTAGCCGGACCGAGATGTGTCACAAGTCCCTGTAGAAGGGATTCATTCGCTTCTAAATCTGAATCGAGACGAGTGTTCACATAACGAATTAACTCTTTTGTCTTGATTACAATCGGATAATTCGTTTCTTCAAGGTAATAATCACTCGTATTTCGTAACTTGGACCCTCGCAAATGCATCGTAATATAGCCGATTTCTGCTTCTGGAATTGGCACGTTGAAAAACGTTTCTAGTTTAGAGCCGATCAGTCTAGCAAAACTAAATTCCTTTGTGTTCTTTAACGTGCTTAAGTATTCTAGATCCATCTCAATTTTCTCACCCTTTTGAATGCGTTCCACAGCAAGTGCGAGATGTACGATTAAACCAATATAAGCACTGTCTGCAATCATATAAGGTAATTCATCGTTCACTTCATCAACTATTTTTTCTACCTTAAGCAGTTTATCTCTGTCTACAAGGCCAAGTAAGCGCTCGGAAGCAGACTCTAGAACCGCACCCTGAGATTTCTTTTGAATCGATTTCTTTAATAACGTAAAAAAATCCGAATCATTAAACTCAGAAGCAAGCAAGGAACTCATGGCGTGCCTTTTAAGGGCTTCAGTCCCTTCAACCTGTACGCCATATCCCCGCCTTCTTATTAATGAAAGCTGCATTTTCAAAAGCCAACCTTCAACTTTGTTCAAATCATTACTAACCGTTGCAACCGTTACTCTTAGGTCATTCGCAAGACTAACTAACTTAATAGGATCAGCTGATTCCAAGAGCTTGCATAGAATCAGCGTCTCCCGCTCCTGTTGTGTGTACTCAGTAATATCGAGGTCAAATATATACCTTATTAAGTCACTGCGCTTCGATTTCTCACCATCAACCTGAACGCCAACACCGGCTTTCTTAATTAATTTCAATTCATACTCAGCAAGTATATCCTCTACACCCGCTAAATCGCGATGAACAGTTCGTTCGCTTACTTCAAGTTCCTCAGCAATTTCTTTCACTGTAAAGAAATCGTTACTATTTAGAAGCAACTGGAGAATCCTTCGTTCCCTTGCTGAAATAAACACATGGTTCACCTCGAATTCCGGCTTTACCTATTTTTTAACGTTTCAACAAGCTCTTCGTATTTCGGACTATTCATAAAGTTCGCAACCGAGATATGCTCAGCATCAGGACGTTTTGCTTTCGCTCGATCAGTTAAATCTTGATGCGTCACAATTAAATCAGCATCATCAGGAAGGTTACTAATTGACGT harbors:
- a CDS encoding DUF1516 family protein — its product is MYNILLQSHAGSWAILVLLLVISYFAPKQKISLMIQRLFYLIMIITGVGMLSMLGFPLLYILKGILAIVLIGVMEMIVGRRKRSESTKILWVACIVLLLVIISIGYNWI
- a CDS encoding acyl-CoA thioesterase; its protein translation is MEKKFIRESRVVKTSHVFPEATNNHNTLFGGQLMRDIDDIASIAAMRHCRSEVVTASTDSVDFLYPITPEDSVCLEAYVTFTGKSSMEVFVKVIAEHLLSGERKISATAFLTFVSLDENKKPLTVAKVEPESEEEKNLHETAPARAEKRKEHRQASKELAGLLTTQKPWE
- a CDS encoding mannitol-1-phosphate 5-dehydrogenase — its product is MLAVHFGAGNIGRGFIGKLLSQSGYEVCFVDINETVINELNQRNRYNVEILGQESEQIIVEGVKGINSKQNPDAVVDAIYQADLITTAVGPTVLKLISSVIKEGISKRMKEGKVPINVIACENMIGGSTLLKNAVEEKLNAEERKMLDQYAGFPDAAVDRIVPNQKHEDPLMVAVEPFYEWVVDQTMMAGQVPNIAGLTYVDDLAPYIERKLFTVNTGHAMTAYLGYQAGYNTIKETLENKEIYADVKKALEESGELLQHKHGFDQTTHEAYIAKILGRFENPHLVDEVTRVGRAPIRKIGPDDRLVGPARQLAELNKEPNYLAKGIAAALRFDPEEDEDAVQIQKKIKSEGLSSAITSFTGVEEGEQLFELISKHYKEMK
- a CDS encoding PTS sugar transporter subunit IIA, translating into MAKEILSTENVLLNEKAATKEEAIRMAGQVLVENGYVEESYLDQMLEREKITTTYMGNSVAIPHGTEGAKKAVKHSGLSIIQLREGVDFGDGNIAKIIIGIAGKDNEHLEILSQIAIVCSEEENVDQLIQADSKETLISMFNEVN
- a CDS encoding BglG family transcription antiterminator → MFISARERRILQLLLNSNDFFTVKEIAEELEVSERTVHRDLAGVEDILAEYELKLIKKAGVGVQVDGEKSKRSDLIRYIFDLDITEYTQQERETLILCKLLESADPIKLVSLANDLRVTVATVSNDLNKVEGWLLKMQLSLIRRRGYGVQVEGTEALKRHAMSSLLASEFNDSDFFTLLKKSIQKKSQGAVLESASERLLGLVDRDKLLKVEKIVDEVNDELPYMIADSAYIGLIVHLALAVERIQKGEKIEMDLEYLSTLKNTKEFSFARLIGSKLETFFNVPIPEAEIGYITMHLRGSKLRNTSDYYLEETNYPIVIKTKELIRYVNTRLDSDLEANESLLQGLVTHLGPATHRVRQNMNIHNPLLDKIKEDYSDLFQLLNEAIQEIFPGVTIPEEEVGFLVLHFGSALDARFEKREVNILAVCSSGIGTSKMLATRLQQELPEVSTIKSASLFELKDEDQGNFDLIVSTIPLPDYEGLYIRVNPFLTEEEAGRIRSELQKKSITKKKRSDLSQKEVNFSFHTKNEANSWFRKAELYSKIATSIMQHFRVSQSEYTNVPALLEQECIRLEKADTITDPSSITRALLKREEISGIGLPDTSLALFHTRAPEIVQPVFTIARLMEPVNRRAMDGSFIEMDTILLQLAPEESSSETIEIMSFISSLIIESKESIALFSESDQGTIEVYLANKIKNYIEKQLGFKGEG